A region of Pseudarthrobacter sp. NIBRBAC000502770 DNA encodes the following proteins:
- a CDS encoding zinc-dependent alcohol dehydrogenase, protein MKALTWQGKRSVSVEEVPDPFIHEPTDAIVRITSTAICGSDLHLYEVLGPYMHKGDVIGHEPMGIVEEVGSGVTNLRKGDRVVVPFNIACGSCYMCTQGLQSQCETTQVREKGSGAALFGYSELYGSVPGGQAEYLRVPHADYGPVKVGSELPDERYLFLSDILPTAWQAVEYADVPAGGTLAVFGLGPVGQFAGRIGVHRGFRVIGIDPVAERREMAARHGVETLDYSKAIGDELREMTGGRGPDAVVDAVGMEAHGSPVAGFAHQALGLLPDKLAQKAMETGGVDRLAALHASVDAVRRGGTLSLSGVYGGTASPMPLLTMFDKQLQVRMGQCNVRRWTDDILPLVEDDADPLGVMDLVTHRSNLDGAPALYEKFQKKEDGCIKVVLNPAA, encoded by the coding sequence GTGAAAGCACTGACGTGGCAAGGAAAACGATCGGTAAGCGTGGAAGAAGTGCCCGATCCCTTCATCCACGAACCTACGGACGCGATCGTTCGGATCACCTCCACCGCAATCTGCGGCTCCGACCTGCACCTCTATGAGGTCCTGGGCCCCTACATGCACAAGGGCGATGTCATTGGCCATGAACCCATGGGCATCGTGGAGGAAGTGGGCAGCGGCGTCACCAACCTGCGAAAGGGCGACCGCGTGGTGGTTCCGTTCAACATCGCCTGCGGCTCCTGCTACATGTGCACGCAGGGCCTGCAGTCCCAGTGTGAAACCACGCAGGTCAGGGAAAAGGGGTCCGGCGCAGCGCTCTTCGGCTACTCCGAGCTGTACGGGTCCGTCCCGGGTGGCCAGGCAGAGTACCTGCGGGTGCCGCACGCCGACTACGGACCGGTGAAGGTGGGCAGCGAGCTTCCGGACGAGCGCTACCTGTTCCTTTCCGACATCCTCCCCACCGCCTGGCAGGCCGTGGAGTACGCGGACGTCCCGGCGGGAGGCACTCTTGCAGTGTTCGGCCTGGGGCCGGTAGGCCAGTTCGCGGGCCGCATCGGCGTCCACCGCGGTTTCCGGGTGATTGGCATCGACCCGGTTGCTGAACGGCGGGAGATGGCGGCGCGGCACGGCGTGGAAACGCTGGATTACAGCAAGGCCATCGGGGACGAACTCCGGGAGATGACCGGTGGGCGCGGCCCCGACGCGGTAGTTGACGCCGTCGGCATGGAAGCCCATGGTTCCCCGGTGGCAGGGTTCGCCCACCAGGCGCTGGGCCTCCTGCCGGACAAGCTGGCCCAGAAGGCGATGGAGACCGGCGGCGTGGACCGGCTGGCAGCGCTGCACGCTTCCGTTGACGCGGTGCGACGCGGCGGCACCTTGTCCCTGAGCGGGGTGTACGGCGGTACGGCCAGCCCGATGCCGCTGCTCACCATGTTCGACAAGCAACTCCAGGTGCGCATGGGGCAGTGCAACGTGCGGCGCTGGACCGATGACATCCTTCCCCTCGTGGAGGACGACGCCGACCCGCTGGGCGTCATGGACCTGGTCACCCACCGGTCCAACCTCGACGGTGCGCCCGCCCTGTACGAGAAGTTCCAGAAGAAGGAAGACGGCTGCATCAAGGTGGTCCTGAACCCCGCCGCCTGA
- a CDS encoding HAD family hydrolase gives MHHTPWRLPPGVLFDVDGTLIDSSYIHTVAWWGAFRQYGHDVPMAAIHRLVGMGGARLVDQLLPSGRDREEDEGIMASHGALYASHWPALRALDGAKDLLGRCHTGGVAVALASSARQRDLEVMRSVLDADAFIDAATSANDAEESKPAPDILEAALKAVGVDAADAVYVGDAVWDMKAAGALGIPAIGLTCGGIHAAELREAGAVEVYDGPRHLLQNLGTSAIGRLLPLEPRS, from the coding sequence ATCCACCACACCCCCTGGCGGCTCCCGCCGGGGGTCCTGTTTGACGTCGACGGGACGCTGATCGACTCGTCGTACATCCACACCGTCGCCTGGTGGGGTGCGTTCCGCCAGTACGGCCACGACGTCCCCATGGCGGCCATCCATCGGCTCGTGGGCATGGGTGGCGCCCGTTTGGTGGATCAACTCCTGCCGTCCGGCCGCGACCGGGAGGAAGACGAAGGCATCATGGCCAGCCACGGCGCACTCTACGCCTCGCACTGGCCAGCGCTGCGCGCCCTGGACGGGGCCAAGGACCTGTTGGGCCGGTGCCATACCGGCGGCGTTGCCGTGGCGCTGGCCTCCTCTGCGCGGCAGCGGGACCTGGAAGTCATGCGCTCCGTACTGGACGCCGACGCCTTCATCGACGCCGCCACCAGCGCCAATGACGCGGAGGAGAGCAAGCCTGCGCCGGATATCCTGGAGGCGGCCCTGAAGGCTGTGGGAGTGGACGCTGCGGACGCCGTTTACGTAGGCGACGCCGTTTGGGACATGAAGGCAGCGGGTGCCCTGGGAATCCCTGCCATTGGGCTCACCTGCGGGGGAATCCATGCGGCGGAACTTCGGGAGGCGGGCGCCGTCGAGGTCTATGACGGGCCGCGCCACCTGCTGCAGAACCTGGGTACCAGTGCCATCGGGCGGCTGCTCCCGCTGGAGCCGCGCTCCTAG
- a CDS encoding ribosomal protein L7/L12 yields MAGFFELVDAPDGGYRIRMMDGSGNLMAISVTFPTKRAAVAGVAMAREIAGTGLIRDKSLDGAGSVIRERVRPVSSPKEEAAKLKKAPGARRAAVG; encoded by the coding sequence ATGGCCGGATTTTTTGAACTCGTGGATGCCCCTGACGGTGGTTACCGGATCAGGATGATGGACGGAAGCGGGAACCTGATGGCCATCTCGGTTACCTTCCCCACCAAGCGGGCCGCGGTGGCAGGCGTTGCCATGGCCCGGGAAATTGCCGGTACGGGCCTGATCCGGGACAAGAGCCTGGACGGCGCCGGGTCCGTCATCCGTGAACGCGTGCGGCCCGTCAGTTCACCCAAGGAAGAAGCGGCCAAACTGAAAAAGGCTCCCGGCGCCCGACGGGCGGCGGTGGGCTGA
- a CDS encoding glycoside hydrolase family 15 protein: MARIEDYAVVGDLHTGALVSKEGSIDWLCLPRFDSPACFNALLDTPDAGRWLLAPEGGGTCTRRSYRDGSLVLDTEWETPDGTVRVTDFMPPRDSVADIVRIVEGVSGTVKMHGELVMRFDYGHIVPWVRKDKRGLHAIAGPDAVYLVTPAPLHGENMRTVSDFTVSAGEKVPFVLTWAPSHVGRPVSVEAEHVLDSTFEFWRGWSSQCTVKGKYQDAVVRSLVTLKALTYAPTGGIVAAVTTSLPEQPGGQRNWDYRYCWLRDAAMTLQALLAAGYTAEAAAWRDWLLRAVAGDPADLQIMYGIHGERRLPEMELPWLKGYENSTPVRIGNAAAEQFQLDVWGEVLDCLALTRNSLLKHTDEAWDVQIALMEHLETIWDQPDNGLWEMRGPRRHFTHSKVMAWVAADRMVKGVRESGLPGPVERWEALRDQIHADIMANGFDAQRNTFVQSYGRPELDASLLLIPRVGFLPPDDPRVVGTIEAIQRELTQDGFVLRYKPEESDDGLPGDEGVFLACSFWLVEALLGAGRHDESRELFERLLELRNDVGLLSEEWAVKAGRQLGNTPQAFSHFALVTSALELHQDTVRRSDTPFPHDNADTR; encoded by the coding sequence ATGGCGCGAATTGAAGATTATGCGGTGGTTGGCGACCTTCACACCGGGGCCCTGGTCAGCAAGGAAGGCTCGATCGACTGGCTCTGCCTCCCGCGGTTCGATTCCCCTGCCTGCTTCAATGCGCTGCTGGACACCCCTGATGCGGGACGCTGGCTGCTGGCGCCTGAGGGAGGGGGAACCTGCACGCGCCGCAGCTACCGGGACGGCAGCCTGGTGCTGGACACCGAGTGGGAGACGCCTGACGGAACGGTCCGGGTCACCGACTTCATGCCGCCCAGGGATTCCGTTGCCGACATCGTCCGCATCGTGGAGGGCGTCAGCGGCACCGTCAAGATGCACGGAGAGCTGGTCATGAGGTTCGACTACGGCCATATCGTGCCATGGGTGCGGAAGGACAAGCGTGGGCTGCATGCCATCGCCGGCCCGGATGCCGTCTACCTGGTGACGCCGGCGCCGCTGCATGGCGAAAATATGCGCACGGTCAGCGACTTCACGGTGAGTGCCGGCGAGAAGGTACCGTTCGTGCTGACCTGGGCGCCAAGCCACGTGGGACGTCCGGTCAGCGTTGAGGCCGAGCACGTCCTCGACAGCACCTTCGAATTCTGGCGGGGCTGGTCCTCGCAGTGCACCGTCAAGGGGAAATACCAGGACGCGGTGGTCCGCTCCCTGGTGACACTCAAGGCACTGACCTACGCACCCACAGGGGGCATCGTCGCGGCCGTCACCACGTCCCTCCCCGAGCAGCCCGGGGGCCAGCGGAACTGGGACTACCGATACTGCTGGCTGCGGGATGCCGCCATGACCCTGCAGGCCCTGCTGGCCGCCGGCTACACCGCGGAGGCTGCTGCCTGGCGGGACTGGCTGCTCCGGGCGGTGGCAGGCGACCCCGCCGACCTGCAGATCATGTACGGGATCCACGGCGAGCGGCGGTTGCCGGAGATGGAACTGCCGTGGCTGAAGGGCTACGAGAACTCCACCCCGGTTCGGATCGGAAATGCCGCGGCGGAGCAGTTCCAGCTGGATGTCTGGGGCGAGGTCCTTGACTGCCTGGCCCTGACCCGGAACTCGCTGCTGAAGCACACGGACGAAGCATGGGATGTGCAGATCGCCCTGATGGAGCACCTGGAAACCATCTGGGACCAGCCGGACAACGGACTCTGGGAGATGCGGGGACCACGCCGGCATTTCACCCACTCCAAGGTCATGGCGTGGGTTGCCGCCGACCGCATGGTGAAGGGCGTGCGTGAATCGGGGCTGCCGGGCCCGGTGGAACGCTGGGAGGCCCTTCGGGACCAGATCCACGCCGACATCATGGCCAATGGTTTCGATGCCCAACGCAACACATTCGTGCAGTCCTATGGCCGCCCGGAACTGGATGCCAGCCTGTTGCTGATTCCCCGCGTGGGATTCCTTCCTCCCGACGACCCCCGGGTAGTGGGCACCATCGAAGCGATCCAACGGGAATTGACCCAGGACGGATTTGTGCTGCGCTACAAGCCGGAAGAGAGTGACGACGGCCTGCCGGGGGATGAAGGGGTCTTCCTGGCCTGCTCGTTCTGGCTGGTGGAGGCGCTGCTGGGGGCGGGGCGCCACGACGAATCGCGCGAACTTTTCGAGCGGCTGCTGGAACTGCGCAACGACGTGGGGCTGCTGAGCGAGGAATGGGCCGTAAAAGCCGGGCGGCAGCTGGGCAATACGCCACAGGCCTTCAGCCACTTTGCGCTTGTGACTAGCGCCCTGGAGCTCCATCAGGATACGGTTCGCCGCAGTGACACTCCCTTTCCGCACGACAATGCGGATACGCGCTGA
- a CDS encoding DUF72 domain-containing protein, with the protein MAIHIGTSGWSYDHWENVLYPPGLPVRDRLQSYVSRFNTVELNASFYRWPRDTTFAGWNRRLPPGFTMSVKAPRGLTHARKLYSPEVWIERIARCWHELGDKRAVLLVQLPPQLERDDARLDYFLAALPSWIRVAVEFRHASWDSPEVYALLERHQAAYCVMSGANLPCVLRTTAPFAYVRLHGPDHEHLYGGSYSDADMHWWADRIREWDSAGIDVFAYFNNDGGGNAVRNAWTLRGILGAG; encoded by the coding sequence ATGGCGATCCATATCGGCACCTCCGGCTGGAGCTATGACCACTGGGAGAACGTCCTGTACCCGCCCGGACTGCCCGTCCGGGACAGGCTCCAAAGCTACGTCTCCAGGTTCAACACGGTTGAGTTGAACGCCAGCTTCTACCGGTGGCCCCGGGACACCACCTTTGCTGGCTGGAACCGGCGGCTGCCGCCCGGTTTCACTATGTCCGTCAAGGCTCCCCGCGGCCTGACCCACGCACGCAAGCTCTATTCACCGGAGGTCTGGATTGAGCGCATTGCCCGGTGCTGGCATGAGCTGGGGGACAAGCGGGCGGTGCTCCTGGTCCAGCTGCCCCCGCAACTGGAGCGCGACGACGCACGGCTGGACTATTTCCTTGCTGCGCTTCCGTCCTGGATCAGGGTGGCCGTGGAGTTCCGGCACGCCAGCTGGGACTCGCCCGAGGTGTACGCCTTGCTGGAGCGGCACCAGGCGGCTTACTGCGTCATGAGCGGCGCCAACCTTCCATGCGTCCTGCGGACCACCGCGCCTTTCGCTTACGTCCGGCTGCATGGGCCGGACCACGAGCACCTGTACGGGGGCTCCTATTCGGATGCGGACATGCACTGGTGGGCGGACCGCATCCGCGAGTGGGACAGTGCGGGCATCGACGTTTTCGCGTACTTCAACAACGACGGCGGCGGGAACGCCGTACGGAACGCCTGGACCCTGCGCGGGATCCTGGGCGCAGGCTGA
- a CDS encoding App1 family protein, producing MDTAPQNPARDNAHAPRQDKIGQYALSGSRFFRLAHWVSDSVNDVRITLAKRWKFVPQTIAYQGYGSTTRVRVLGRVLLTHKPLPGSKAEHEAKNGNQNIRGWRAFTGVPLQFTDVEITIGDVVTHVTADRGGLVDTEVDVQLSPGWHTAILRAEGTDPAEALIQVIAPGVEFGIVSDIDDTVMVTALPRPFLALWNTFVLSERARMATPGMAVLLDRLTLEHPDAPVIYLSTGPWNAAPTLGRFLTRNMYPKGTLLLTDWGLTQDRWFRSGQDHKHRNLERLAQEFPDMRWLLIGDNGQHDEAIYSAFAAENPEKVAAIAIRQLSVSESVFAGGHSEDGDHTTSRVPWIYSPDGAGIAKQLALLDLLRG from the coding sequence ATGGACACGGCTCCGCAGAACCCAGCCCGGGACAACGCCCACGCGCCACGGCAGGACAAGATAGGCCAGTACGCGTTGTCCGGAAGCCGCTTCTTCCGTTTGGCGCATTGGGTGTCCGACTCGGTCAACGATGTCCGGATCACGCTGGCCAAGCGGTGGAAGTTCGTGCCGCAGACCATCGCCTACCAGGGCTACGGTTCCACCACGCGGGTCAGGGTGCTGGGGCGCGTGCTGCTGACCCACAAACCGCTGCCGGGGAGCAAAGCCGAGCACGAGGCTAAAAACGGAAACCAGAACATCCGCGGCTGGCGCGCCTTCACCGGGGTGCCGCTGCAGTTTACCGACGTCGAGATCACCATCGGGGACGTCGTCACCCACGTCACGGCTGACCGGGGCGGACTGGTCGACACCGAGGTGGATGTACAACTGTCCCCCGGCTGGCACACCGCAATCCTGCGCGCGGAGGGGACCGACCCGGCGGAGGCTTTGATCCAGGTGATCGCACCCGGTGTGGAATTCGGCATCGTGTCCGACATCGACGACACCGTCATGGTGACCGCCCTGCCCCGTCCCTTCCTGGCGCTGTGGAACACCTTCGTGCTCAGCGAACGGGCACGCATGGCCACGCCCGGCATGGCCGTGCTGCTGGACCGCCTGACACTTGAACATCCCGACGCCCCGGTCATCTACCTCTCCACCGGCCCCTGGAACGCAGCCCCCACGCTGGGACGCTTCCTGACCCGCAACATGTACCCCAAGGGCACGCTGCTGCTGACGGACTGGGGCCTTACCCAGGACCGCTGGTTCCGCAGCGGCCAGGACCACAAGCACCGCAACCTGGAGCGGCTCGCCCAGGAGTTCCCGGACATGCGGTGGCTCCTGATCGGCGACAACGGCCAGCATGACGAAGCCATCTACTCGGCTTTCGCCGCCGAAAACCCGGAAAAGGTCGCGGCAATCGCGATCAGGCAGCTGTCCGTCAGCGAATCGGTATTCGCCGGCGGCCACTCCGAGGACGGGGACCACACTACTTCCCGCGTGCCGTGGATCTACTCCCCCGACGGCGCCGGCATCGCCAAGCAGCTGGCCTTGCTGGACCTGCTGCGCGGCTGA
- a CDS encoding glycoside hydrolase family 1 protein, with amino-acid sequence MHITAKDLAALIPPGFTLGVATAAFQIEGALDEDGRGPSGWDRFAAKPGAIVEDHSPVVATDHYHRMPQDVALLKQLGVDSYRFSFSWPRIQPGGTGPANRAGLAFYDRLLDQLLANGISPMATIYHWDTPLELDEAGGWMNRDTAYRLGEYAALVAEAFGDRVARWVTINEPATVSANGYAFGLHSPGKELALGAFPTVHHQLLGHGLAVQALRAAKVPGEIGMTNVYSPMVPNSINPLDKISAGVMDLGQNRLYADPVLTGKYPDLIRAAKFFSSFEHPDEDMEIISQPLDFYGLNYYMPTKVAAGPGGGTVPSSMAEAMGSDLSATGSGATPFHVETWPEADITAYGWPVKPEYMAVALKEMADRYPNLPPVIITEGGASFEDIIVRDKSTNTRFIPDERRLKYISDHLETALRATAPGGVAESVDLRGYYVWSFLDNFEWSAGYKQPFGLLHVDFETLERTPKASYFWFQELIEERDLAAAAEAAIAQAVVPDMLPSDDLPGADDLLANP; translated from the coding sequence ATGCACATCACCGCCAAGGACCTCGCAGCGCTCATCCCCCCGGGGTTCACGCTTGGCGTCGCAACCGCTGCATTCCAGATCGAGGGAGCCCTGGACGAAGACGGCCGTGGACCTTCCGGCTGGGACAGGTTCGCCGCGAAACCGGGTGCCATCGTGGAGGACCACAGCCCGGTGGTGGCCACTGACCACTACCACCGGATGCCGCAGGACGTGGCCCTGCTGAAGCAGCTTGGCGTGGACTCCTACCGGTTCTCCTTCTCCTGGCCGCGCATCCAGCCCGGCGGAACCGGCCCGGCCAACCGCGCGGGGTTGGCCTTCTACGACCGGCTCCTGGACCAGCTCCTGGCGAACGGGATCTCGCCCATGGCCACCATCTACCACTGGGACACACCCCTGGAGCTGGACGAAGCGGGCGGCTGGATGAACCGCGATACGGCCTACCGGCTGGGCGAATATGCCGCCCTGGTGGCCGAGGCGTTCGGGGACAGGGTGGCCCGCTGGGTCACCATCAACGAACCGGCAACGGTCAGCGCGAACGGCTACGCCTTCGGCCTGCACTCGCCCGGCAAGGAACTGGCCCTGGGCGCGTTTCCCACCGTCCACCACCAGCTGCTGGGCCATGGGCTCGCCGTGCAGGCGCTGCGCGCAGCGAAGGTGCCGGGCGAGATCGGGATGACCAATGTGTACTCACCCATGGTGCCGAACTCGATCAATCCGCTGGACAAGATCAGCGCCGGGGTCATGGACCTTGGCCAGAACCGGCTGTACGCGGACCCGGTCCTGACAGGCAAATACCCGGACCTGATCCGTGCGGCCAAGTTCTTCAGTTCCTTCGAGCACCCGGACGAAGACATGGAGATCATCTCCCAGCCCCTGGACTTCTACGGGCTCAACTACTACATGCCTACCAAGGTGGCGGCTGGACCCGGCGGCGGCACCGTGCCGTCAAGCATGGCGGAAGCCATGGGCAGCGACCTCAGCGCAACAGGCAGCGGGGCAACACCGTTCCACGTGGAGACGTGGCCGGAGGCGGACATCACGGCGTACGGCTGGCCGGTCAAACCGGAGTACATGGCGGTGGCCCTGAAGGAGATGGCGGACCGGTACCCCAACCTGCCGCCGGTGATCATCACCGAAGGCGGTGCCAGTTTCGAGGACATCATTGTCCGGGACAAGTCCACCAACACCCGGTTCATCCCGGATGAACGCCGGCTGAAGTACATTTCCGACCACCTTGAAACGGCGTTGCGGGCCACCGCCCCCGGTGGGGTCGCCGAGTCCGTGGACCTGCGCGGCTACTATGTGTGGTCGTTCCTGGACAACTTCGAATGGTCCGCCGGCTACAAGCAGCCGTTCGGGCTGCTGCACGTTGACTTCGAAACACTGGAGCGCACGCCCAAGGCCTCCTACTTCTGGTTCCAGGAACTCATCGAAGAACGCGACCTGGCAGCCGCTGCCGAGGCCGCAATCGCCCAGGCAGTGGTTCCGGACATGCTGCCCAGCGACGACCTCCCCGGCGCCGATGACCTGTTGGCCAACCCCTGA
- a CDS encoding J domain-containing protein, translating into MTDVPDYYAVLGVGREATRQEISHAYRVLMRSHHPDMGGGRKDVHERPPGNPVTDGAPAQRDELLGIMQAFYVLSDPGRRADYDRRLAAGAPTVVPVRKVRSPGRGPGPVIRITPVRWESGPWA; encoded by the coding sequence ATGACGGATGTCCCCGACTACTACGCCGTCCTGGGCGTAGGCCGGGAAGCCACCCGGCAGGAGATCTCCCATGCGTACCGGGTCCTCATGCGCAGCCACCATCCCGACATGGGCGGCGGGCGCAAGGACGTGCACGAACGGCCACCGGGAAACCCGGTAACGGACGGCGCCCCGGCGCAGCGTGACGAACTCCTGGGAATCATGCAGGCGTTTTACGTGCTCAGTGATCCCGGGCGCCGTGCGGACTACGACAGACGATTGGCTGCGGGGGCACCCACCGTGGTTCCGGTCCGAAAAGTCCGCAGTCCCGGCCGCGGGCCCGGACCTGTCATCCGCATCACCCCGGTGCGGTGGGAAAGCGGGCCGTGGGCCTGA
- a CDS encoding Hsp20/alpha crystallin family protein, whose amino-acid sequence MLMRTDPFRELDRLTQQVFGTPARPAAMPMDAWQEDGEFVVAFDLPGVKVDSLDLNVERNVLTVRAERQDPTQPNVELVASERPRGVFSRQLILGDTLDTEKIKASYDQGVLTLRIPVAEQAKPRKIEIQTQQGGMQEINT is encoded by the coding sequence ATGTTGATGCGCACCGACCCGTTCCGTGAGCTGGACCGGCTCACGCAGCAGGTCTTCGGAACCCCCGCGCGTCCGGCCGCGATGCCCATGGACGCCTGGCAGGAGGACGGCGAATTCGTCGTGGCGTTCGACCTTCCCGGCGTGAAGGTGGACTCGCTTGACCTGAACGTTGAACGGAACGTCCTGACCGTGCGGGCCGAGCGGCAGGACCCCACGCAGCCCAATGTGGAGCTCGTGGCCTCGGAACGTCCCCGCGGCGTATTCAGCCGCCAGTTGATCCTGGGTGACACCCTGGACACCGAGAAGATCAAGGCCAGCTACGACCAAGGTGTCCTCACCCTGCGGATTCCGGTTGCCGAACAGGCCAAGCCGCGCAAGATCGAGATCCAGACCCAGCAGGGCGGGATGCAGGAGATCAATACATAG
- a CDS encoding MerR family transcriptional regulator — MADPGAGRPARPPGSRALYAISVAAELTGTGQQNIRLYETRGLLTPSRTAGGTRQYSDDDIAVLQRIGELLEEGLNLAGIAKVLELEAANVELHRALKRARSRPQ; from the coding sequence ATGGCAGATCCTGGGGCGGGGCGGCCCGCGCGTCCGCCCGGTTCGCGGGCCCTTTACGCCATTTCGGTGGCCGCGGAGCTCACGGGCACCGGGCAGCAGAACATCAGGCTTTACGAGACACGGGGGCTGTTGACGCCCTCCAGGACGGCGGGCGGTACCCGGCAGTACAGCGACGACGATATCGCCGTCCTGCAGCGGATCGGAGAACTCCTTGAGGAGGGGCTTAACCTGGCAGGCATTGCCAAGGTCCTGGAACTGGAGGCAGCGAACGTGGAACTGCACCGGGCCCTGAAGCGGGCAAGGTCCCGGCCGCAGTGA
- a CDS encoding phosphatase PAP2 family protein, giving the protein MAQKSAGSAAAGAKSGRWHAFHEKFVVEERYVDAADRRRLYRASVILAVVGLALFIATLVSVLQADGLTVADHPVHDWLLTTRSAALTAFMIFLAIFFGPIALPIIVLVVILIWGFAAKHAWRPILLASAMLAGVIVSQIILHIVQRSRPPVDQMLFGADQTFSYPSGHVLGACDFLLVGAYLIFSRRRNPRAAVFGFIGAGIGIILAIVSRLYLGYHWPTDTLASFSLSLLILGGVIALDTWRTARIPGEPVTGELSKEESGLD; this is encoded by the coding sequence TTGGCACAGAAATCAGCAGGTTCCGCAGCCGCGGGGGCTAAGTCCGGCAGGTGGCACGCCTTCCATGAAAAGTTCGTCGTGGAGGAACGCTACGTCGATGCCGCCGACCGGCGCCGACTTTACCGGGCATCGGTCATCCTGGCCGTCGTGGGGCTGGCGCTCTTCATTGCCACACTGGTCAGCGTGCTGCAGGCGGACGGCCTCACCGTCGCGGACCACCCGGTGCATGACTGGCTGCTCACAACCCGCTCAGCCGCACTTACCGCCTTCATGATCTTCCTGGCCATATTCTTCGGCCCCATCGCGCTGCCCATCATCGTGCTGGTGGTGATCCTTATCTGGGGATTCGCAGCCAAGCATGCCTGGCGCCCCATCCTGCTGGCGTCCGCGATGCTGGCAGGGGTGATCGTCTCCCAGATCATCCTGCACATCGTCCAGCGCTCGCGGCCGCCGGTGGACCAAATGCTGTTCGGCGCGGACCAGACCTTCTCCTACCCGTCCGGGCACGTCCTGGGGGCCTGCGATTTCCTGCTGGTGGGCGCCTACCTGATCTTCTCCCGGCGCCGGAACCCCCGGGCAGCGGTGTTCGGATTCATCGGGGCCGGGATCGGGATCATCCTTGCCATCGTCAGCCGGCTCTACCTGGGCTACCACTGGCCCACCGACACCCTGGCATCCTTCTCGCTGTCGCTGCTCATCCTGGGCGGAGTCATCGCCCTGGATACCTGGCGGACGGCAAGGATTCCGGGCGAACCGGTAACGGGGGAGCTCTCCAAGGAAGAATCCGGCCTGGACTAA
- a CDS encoding NAD(P)-dependent oxidoreductase, translated as MRIAVTGGTGKLGRHVVRRLTDDGHQVLTLDRAGERSPELLVVDLRNYGHVVDALLGVDDRHEGFDAVVHLGAIPAPGILPDAATFENNMLSTYNVFQAARRAGIKKVVYASSETVLGLPFDIDPPYIPVDEEYPPRPESTYSLVKTLEERMAVEMTRWDPELSITGLRFSNVMDEADYEKFPSFDADPTLRKWNLWGYIDGRDGAQAVARALENAKPGFEAFIIANADTVMSRSSAGLAAEVFPGVKVTKELGEHETMLSIDKARRLLGYEPEHSWRNHAAGGPGSGEDQA; from the coding sequence ATGAGAATTGCCGTTACAGGCGGAACCGGAAAACTGGGACGGCACGTGGTGCGCCGGCTCACCGACGACGGCCACCAGGTCCTCACCCTGGACCGGGCAGGTGAACGCAGCCCCGAACTCCTGGTGGTGGACCTGCGCAACTACGGGCATGTTGTGGACGCCCTGCTGGGGGTGGACGACAGGCATGAGGGGTTCGACGCCGTGGTGCACCTGGGTGCGATTCCCGCCCCGGGCATCCTTCCGGACGCAGCAACCTTCGAGAACAATATGCTGTCCACCTACAACGTCTTCCAGGCCGCGCGGCGCGCCGGGATCAAGAAGGTGGTGTACGCCTCCAGCGAGACCGTGCTGGGGCTTCCGTTCGACATCGACCCGCCCTACATTCCCGTGGATGAGGAATACCCGCCGCGTCCGGAAAGCACGTACTCCCTGGTGAAGACCCTCGAGGAGCGGATGGCCGTGGAAATGACGCGGTGGGACCCGGAGCTGAGCATCACGGGCCTGCGGTTCTCCAACGTCATGGATGAAGCCGACTACGAAAAGTTCCCCTCCTTCGATGCCGACCCGACGCTTCGGAAGTGGAACCTGTGGGGCTACATCGACGGCCGGGACGGCGCCCAGGCCGTAGCCCGGGCGCTGGAGAACGCCAAGCCGGGGTTCGAGGCCTTCATCATCGCCAATGCCGACACCGTGATGAGCCGTTCCAGCGCCGGCCTCGCCGCCGAGGTGTTTCCCGGCGTCAAGGTCACCAAGGAACTGGGCGAGCACGAAACGATGCTTTCCATCGACAAGGCGCGCCGGCTGTTGGGCTACGAGCCCGAGCACAGCTGGCGGAACCACGCAGCAGGCGGCCCGGGCTCCGGGGAGGACCAGGCCTAG